TATAGGCGGTTTAGAAGGGATAAAGCAGGAGCTGAAGGAAGCGGTCGAATGGCCCCTCAAGCATCCGGATGTATTTAAGAGGTTAGGTATTAGGCCTCCAAGGGGTATACTTTTGTACGGCCCACCCGGAACTGGCAAGACGCTCTTGGCGAAGGCCGTAGCTACTGAAAGCGAAGCAAACTTCATATCGGTTAAAGGACCGGAAGTGTTGAGCAAGTGGGTCGGAGAATCGGAGAAGGCCGTTAGGGAAATATTCAGGAAAGCACGCGAGACGGCCCCTTGCATAATATTCTTCGACGAACTTGACTCGATTGCACCTAGGAGAGGTCTCCATCCGGATGCAGGTGTAACCGATAGGATCGTAAATCAACTTCTGACGGAAATGGACGGACTACAAACGCTAAAAGGCGTTGTCGTGATAGGTGCGACCAATAGGCCCGACATATTGGATCCGGCGCTCTTAAGACCTGGAAGGTTTGATAGACTCCTCTATATACCACCGCCTGACTTGGAAGCGAGGCATCAGATATTCAAGATACATACGAGAGAAATGCCGCTTGACGATACCGTTGACCTCAGAAAACTCGCTGAGATAACGGAGGGCTACACGGGCGCAGACATAGAAGCAGTATGCAGGGAAGCAGCAATGGTTGCAGCAAGGGAAAACATCAATATAGATAAAGTGTCCATGAGACACTTTGAGGCAGCGTTACAGAAGATAAAGCCGAGCGTCACGGAAGTTGAGAAAGCCGAGTACGACAAAATAATAAGAGACTTCAAAAAATCGATGGCGTACATCGGATAAAAAATTTCAGACTTGCCCTTTTATTCTTTTGACAGCATTTATGAGGGCTGGTAAAACTTTGTACAAATCACCTACTATGCTATAGTCGGCCTCCTTATGCATCGGAGCGTTTGGGTCCGTATTTATACACACGACAGTCTTTGATTCCCTCATGCCTACCACATGCTGTATTTGGCCTGATATGCCAACAGCAATGTAGAGCTTAGGCTTTACGCGCTTTCCAGAAAGACCTATGTGTCTATCATCAGGAAGCCATTTTAGGTCTCCGGATATAGGTCTTGTGCAACCAAGCTCGGCCCCTAGCACCTTCGCTAACTCTTCTGCTAATTTTAAATCATCTTTTCTTTTTAAGCCCCTTCCCACAGCAACAACGACTTCTGCATCCTCTAGCTTAACGCCGCTTTTCTCTACCGCCCGTGATTCGAGTTTAGACATTCTCCTCTGCACTACAACCTTTACATTCTCTACTTTCCCTTCACCCTTCGACCGTACAGCTTGAAATCTGCGAGGTGGTATTGTGACCACAGCGGGATAACTCTCAAAAATCTGTCTTGCTAAAAATCCGCCACCCATTACAAGCCTCGTGACCTCCACCCATGGCCCCTCAACTAAGACGTCTAAACATTCTGATGCGCACCCCGTGTGCAAGCTTTGTGCCACATAAGCAGCAACCTCCTTTCCTATCTTCGTCGCTGCAATCAATATCAACCTCGGCGATACATTCAAAACAACTTGCGATACGCCCTCGGCAATTACATCTGTCCCGTCTTTTATTGAATCAATATCTGGAACCACGAAGATTTTATCAGCACCGTGTTCCGTAAATTTAGCAACCCTATCACTACCGTCGCCTAAGATTATGGCCCCCGTCCAAGAACCTAGTTGGTCAGATAGTTTCTTAGCTAGTGCAAGAAGTTCAAACGCAAAGTTATCCTCCTCAGAGAAGACTAGGACTGCTCCCTCCGTCATCCCCTTATAACTCCCTCCTTTAGCAAACTCGTGAGCAGCTTTTCGGCCACCTCTTCAGGATTGCCTTCTATCACCACGTTCTTCCTCTCGCTCTTCACGACCTTCATTTCCACAGTTCTTAAGGCTGGCTTAACCGTGATTCCCAAATCTTTTAAACTCCAAGACGTTATGGGCTTCTTAGACGACGCCTTTATCATAAGTAAGCTCGGAATCCTTGGTGTGTTTATCTCTAAACCTACCGTAAATAGGACCGGTAAACTCACTTCGTATGTTTCTACAAAGTCTTCCAAAGTTCTCTCGACCAATACCTTACCCGATTTTAGTTCCAACCTTGTCACATACGCAAGGAAGGGTATACCGAGCTCTTTAGCTAGTCTAGGACCTATTTGGTATCCAGCATCGTCGGACGATGCCTCTCCACATAAGATGATGTCCCACCCTTTTATCTTCCTTGCTGCCTCTGCTAAGACCATGGCTATAGCTAGACCATCAGACCCCTCCATGGCGGGATCTGAGACCACGTAAGCCTCGTCGGCACCCATAGCAAGTGCCTCCCTTACCAGCATCGTTTTAACATCAGAGCCGACACTGAGAATCGTAACCTTACCGCCGTGCTTCTCTTTTAACCTTACAGCCTCTTCTAGTGCGTTTAAGTCGAATTCGCTGATCTTCCTCGGCGCACGTTGCATGGCCTCCTGAAGAGCTCCATTCGACACCCTGAGCTGGTTTACGTCTACGACCTGCTTTATGCATACAAGAACGTTCACCATAACGTTATCACAAAATACGCTCATTTTACCGATATTTCTAATTTTTCTAAATTTTTTGTTGATCGAAGATGGACGCTGCTAAGACTTCTGCTATGTCCATTACAGTAAAGCTCTCTAGATTCATGACCCTCACAGCATCTTCGAACATCGCCAGACAATACGGGCACTCGACCACAAGCATTTCTGCACCCATCGAGACCGCCTCCTCGACTCTTATCAAAGATTCTCTCTTGAGTCTTGGTATGTGATACCAATAATTGCAACCGCCTGCACCGCAACAGAAAGTATCTTCTTTCGAGCGCTGGAATTCTAATGGTCTATTCGAAAACACGGCGGACAGCACATGCCTAGGCTCGACGTATACCCCGTTTATACGAGCGAGATAACATGAGTCGTGTAGGGCAGCACGCACCTCAAGCTTTTTCTTTACATGAAGTCTTCCGTCTTTTAACAGCATGCACAGCAGCTGAGTATGATGAATAACGTCAGCGTCCAACCCGAACTCCCTATACTCATTCTTTAATGTGTTATAGCAGTGCGGACAATGCGTTACTATCTTCTTCACTTTAAGCTCCGTTAACCTCTCAACGTTAGCGTATGCCTGTTCTTGGAATCTTCCTTCCTCTCCAATCCTTCTGGCCGGATCGCCAGTACATTTTTCATCAAAGAGTATCCCAACGCTTAATCCTGCCTCCTTCAGCAGTCTAATGGTCGTCTTAGCTACTTTTCCAACTCTTGGGTCGTAAAAAGCAGCACAACCGAGCCAGTACAAGTATTCAACCTCGCCGTCATAGGGTAGAATCTTTACATCCATCTTCCTGAGTTCTTCGACTAGCTTCTCCTTCTCATACTCAGGTATACCGAACGGGTTTGAAGTCCTAGCTATGTTAGAAATCAGTGGGTAAACTCTTTCATCCATCTTCCCCTCGAAGACGATTGCCCTCCTAATATCGATCACGTACCTCGCGGGGTTTATGAGAACTGGACACCTCCAAAAACATGCATGACAGGTCGTACATGCCCACACCGCCTCTTCTTTTATCACACCCCCCGCTAACAGATCTCGGTCTTCGAACCTATTGTCGAACGTAAATTTCAGCGATTGGATGAGCCTCCTCGGCGATAAAGCCGATCCCGCCTCGTAAGCTGGACAAGATTCTTCACATCTGCCGCAATCTGTGCAGGCGTAAACACTGAGCACGTCCCTCCAACCCATTTCTCCCGCTTTTTTGAAGCCTATGCGTAGCTCAAATTCTCCGGCATCCTCTAGGGCTTTAATGTTAAACGGTGTTGTCAACTTTCCAATAGGTTCCATCGGCCTTGAAAGATAGATGTTCATGGATGAAGTTAGGATGTGCATAAGGTTGGAATAGGGCAGAAGAGCTATTAACGTAAGGGCTACGAGTCCATGGCTCCACCAGAGTGCAACATACAAACTGTGTGCTAACTCTCGGTTAACACCAGAGTACGAAAGTGCATCTGCGATCGCCACACCTACGAAAGAGTAGCTAGACCAAGGAACATCTTTGAGAAATAATCTGAACCCTTCCACCAGGAATCCAGATATGCCCACGTAAAACAATCCTATTAGCACTAAAGTGTACTGGACATGGGCGCCTATTCTGTAAGGGTATCTGATAATCCTAGAGATAAGAAGCATCGTTACACTCAACACGAACAGCAATCCGAAGAGGTCTAAAAACAGCTCAAGGGCTGGATAAACATCTCCGACTAGTAGTTTTATCCCAAACTTTTCGATCGTGTGGTCGACAAAAACTATACATGTGCCTATGAATAAGACGAGTGTTCCGACGAAGAGTGTTGCATGCAGACTACCCCTAAAGTGGTCAGAAACTATCCTTGCCTGAAGCAGGCCATACTTAAGGAAAGCCCCCAACCTTTGCCTGCCATATTTAGCAACTTCTTTTATCACATAACGTCCGTAAAGCCTATAATGCTTGTACAGACCTATAAGAAGCACAGTTACAAACGGTATTAAGAGTAAGTAAAAAACGAACTCCACATGTTGCGGTAGCAATGCAAAACTTTCTCGGAATGGTTGGAACAAGACAGGCACCTTTGTTACGGCGCATTAACGCTAGTAAGCTAGCTTTAATATCATGAGGTTAAATAGTTTTCGCGAATCTGTGGAGGTTCAAGACGTTGCGCAAAGAGTATAAGGTCGTCTCGTGCCCAAGTTGCGGCCACCTACAAATCACTTTTGCCGAGCGTTATTTTACGTGTAATGGTTGCGGTAAGAGAAACTACGTCAGTTCTAAACACGTGCTGTATAGGTCCGAGAACCAGGAGGACGCTAGGGCTGTACTGCTCTCTCTAAAGACTAAAAAAGCGTACAAGCCCTAGTGCTTCTGAACTCCGTCAAAGTTATACAGCAAATGCTTTTCTATGAGTTACTGGACTCTACAGATATGATGGCAGGCCCTGTCCTTGGAGCACACGTTTCTATAGCAGGCTCGATTGATAAGGCTGTTGACAGGGCCGTGGAAATTGGCTGTACTGGTACTTTCCAGATATTCACGAGAAACCCAAGAGGATGGGCATTCAAAAAACTAAACCCAGAAGAAGTTAAGCTATTCAGAGAAAAAGTTGTAGCTAAAGGATTTTTCGTGCCTGTTGGCCATATGCCGTACCTGCCTAACATAGCCTCACCTTCGAAGCAACTCTTTACGAAGTCTCTTAACGTCCTTATGGCCGAGATGGAGAGATGTGGTGAACTGGGTATGAAGTTCCTTGCAGTGCACCTGGGAAGTCATATGGGCAAGGGTGTTGATATAGGCATACAGAGGGTGGTTGAGGCGTGTAGGACCGCATTGGAAAAAGTCCAGAACGACGTCACTATACTTCTGGAGAACATGGCAGGACAGAAGAATAGCGTCGGATCAAGATTTGAGGAGCTAAGAAGAATTCTAGACTTGATAGGCGACGAAAGACGGGTCGCTATATGTTTCGATACATGTCATGCATTTGCAGCTGGTTACGACTTAAGAAACGAGGAAGCGGTCGAGAAGACTGTCGAACAATTTGATAACGTGATAGGCATAAAACACCTTAAGGTAATTCACATAAACGATTCAAAGGGTGAGCTCGGTAGTCATCTGGACAGACATGAGCACATAGGTATGGGCATGATAGGCGACGAAGGTTTCAGGGCAATATTCCACCACAAGGCTCTAAGGAATCTTCCGTTCATTCTAGAAACACCTGAAGATAAAAGAGGAAACTTTAGGACAAATATACTGAAGTCTAAGGAACTCTACGGGTGAATCATTACGAAAAGATATAACACTAAGACGCTAATGCTAAAGCTTGTTAGGAGTATCTTGACGGTAAGGTTTTTAGAGTTTAGTATCGTAGGCGCTATAGGTGTCCTTGTTAACCAGGCGGTGCTTTTCCTTTTGACTTACCTCATCGGAATGTATTATATGTTAGCGGCTGTGTTCAGCTTCGAAGTCGCGCTCCTTAACAACTTCATCCTTAATGAGCTATGGACGTTCAGGAAAAGAGAAACATCCTCGTCGCGCTGGTTTAGGCTCTTTAAATTTCACGTATCAAGAATTCTTGGCTTTATCGCGACCATCGCCACGCTTTTTTTCATAACGGAATTTTTAAGCATACACTACTTAATATCTAACGTAATAGCGATAGGTATCGGTACGTTGGTTAACTACTTTACGAGCGATTTATGGGTTTGGAAGTAAGCGATACTCTTGTCGCGGTTTCTATAAGCGCTTTTTATTTATCTATATAAGCCCGACCTTATCACATTCAACGAAGTACCATGAAAGCGTTTAGGGCGCGCGCTCTAACGGTTGCAGGCTCAGACTCAGGAGGTGGTGCCGGGATACAGGCGGACCTCAAGACCTTTGCAGCATTGGGCGTTCATGGCATGTGTGCAATAACCGCGATCACAGCCCAGAACACTGTTGGGGTTTTTGACGTGCAGGACATAGAGGTGGAGGTTATCAGAAGTCAGATAAGGGTTGTAGCCGAGGACATAGGGGTAGATGCCGTCAAAACCGGCATGCTGCACACTTCTCAAATAATAGATGCGGTTGCCGACGAACTTTCCAAGATTTCCAAACCAGTGGTTGTAGATCCCGTGATGGTCGCGAAGAGCGGCGCTGAGCTGCTAAAACAGGATGCTATAAAAGCCCTCATCGAGAGGATGCTGCCGATTGCTACCGTCTTAACACCGAATGCATTAGAGGCCTCGAAGCTTGTGGGTTTCACTGTGAAGACTTTAGATGATGCGAAGAAAGCAGCGAAAGCAATAGCTGAGATGGGGCCGAAGGCAGTGGTTGTGAAGGGCGGACACATAAGTGCTGAAAGGTCTATCGACACGTTGTACTACGATGGTGAATTCAGAATACTGGATTCTCCAAGAATTGATACGAAGAATACGCACGGAACGGGATGCGTTTTTGCATCTGCCATAGCGGCGGAACTGGCAAAAGGTTCGGATATCCTTAATGCAGTCTTAGTAGCTAAGCGATTCGTCCTGGACGCTATCAAGAACGGAATAAATATCGGTAGAGGACATGGACCAGTAAACCCGTCTGCATACGTGTACGAGGCTGCCGTGAAGTTTGAAGCTTTAAAGTGTGTTAAAGACGCCGTCAGGATGCTGGAATCCAATCCAGCGGTTGCGAAGCTCATACCGGAGTCGCAGTCTAATATAGCTATGGCCATTCCGTATGCAGAAAGCAAAGAAGAGGTTGTTGCAATACCTGGAAGGATAGTAAGACAACCATGGGGCGTTAAGAGTTCTGGATGCCCTGAGTTTGGTGCATCTAGGTACGTAGCTAACGCAGTGCTGGCTGCCATGGAGTGCGACCCGAACGTAAGGGCAGCTATGAACATAAGGTTGGGCGAGGATGTGCTAAACGCGGCAAGAGCGATGAACCTCAGCGTATCGCGTTATGATAGAAGATCAGAGCCCGAAGATGTTAAGAAGATAGAAGACATGAGTGTGAGATGGGGCATAACTCAAGCTGTGAAACTCCATGGTGGAGTCCCGAACATAGTATACCATGAAGGTGATTGGGGGAAAGAACCAATGGTCATCGTGTTCGGAAAGGATGCCGTGGAAGTCGCATCGCTTGTGATCAAGCTGGCCGAAATGATAAAGTAGCCTCAGCGCTTAACCAGCAACAGTATGATATAGATCAGAATCGCCGCCAGTATGAATGCCGGCGAGGTTCCTACAGTAACACCGTTAATCCTGAACCACCAAAATACGAAAGGATGAATTTCTTCCAACTTAGGTATGAACTTCAGCAAGACTGGAAGTGCGATCAACATTACACCAACTATTATAAGAAGTATACCGAGAAATACGAGCGGAGACATCAGTTCATCATCCCTTATCATGCAGAACCCCTTCTGGCCGAAAGAAGTCTTATGACTTCCTCATCCTCAACTTGTTCAAATTCTTCGTAAAACTGGCCTATGGCATAGAAAGGCTCCGGAGTTGACAGACACACAACCCTATCAACCTCTCGCCTTAAACTTTTAACGACATCTGGCGGTGCTACTGGTACAGCAACCACTATCGCCTTAGGTCCAAATTTCTTAACGTAATTTATCGCCGCCCTCATGGTCGCACCGGTTGCGAGACCATCATCTACAAGTATTACGATCTTGTCCTTTATCGGTATCGCATCTCTCCCTGACCTGTAGAGCGATACGCGCCTCCTTATCTCAGCAACCTCCTCCTTGATCTTCCTTTCTATATACTGTCGTGATACGCCCATGGACTCTATCAACTCTTCGTTCAACACGCTCGTGCCGTTTTCTGCTACGGCTCCGATAGCCAGCTCCGGCTGAAGTGGTGCACCCAATTTTCTTGGTATTATTACGTCAAGCGGACAATCCAGCTCCTCAGCAACATGATAGCCGACTACGACACCACCTCTAGGAATTGCCAAGACGACTACGTCGCATCCCTTGTAATCTTTGAGTGCCTTCGCTAATAACCTGCCAGCCTCCTCTCTATTCTTAAAAAACATACAAAAAGTAATACACAGTTGCTGCTTATAAACGCTAAGTTAGTGGGTTTGTTTAATGGACAAGCAAGGAGTTAGCGATCGCTTTTGTCATTTCTAGGAATGGCGACGGATATGCTCCTATGAATATGCCGAGGCCGGCAAGAATTATGACTGGTATCAACATCGGTAGGCCAACCTCGTGTGCCTTTTCGGAGATGGGCGTTATAGGTTTCAGGAATATTATTTGAATTACTCTTAGGTAGTAAGCGACGCCGATGAGAACGTTGATTATCATTATCACGGTGAAGGGTAGCATTCCTGCCTCTAGACCAGCCGTTATGATCTGAAACTCGCTTACAAAAGCGCTCAGGCCGGGTATGCCGGCAAGCGAGAAGGCACCTATTGCGAACGTTATTCCGCTAATTGGCATCTTGCGACCTATACCCGAGAGCTCATCTAGATTTCTTGTGCCGACTGCGTGTATGAAAGCTCCAGCCGATAAGAAGAGCAGCCCCTTCATGGTCGCATGATTTAGGACGTGTAAGAGACTTCCGGCTAAGCCGTTAACCGTAGCTACGGATATCCCGAAGACTATGTAGCCTATGTGGGCTATGCTGCTGAATGCAAGCAGCCGCTTTATGTCTTCTTGAAGCATGGCCATAAGGTTGCCGACGGTCATCGTTACGGCCGCATATAAAGCCAGGGCTATTCCCCAATTGTAAACCGTCGAGGGAAATATGACAGTTAAAACCCTGAACATCGCGAATATTCCTGTTTTTATCACAACACCTGATAACATCGCGCTGATTGGACTGGGCGCGGCCGGGTGAGCATCAGGTAACCAGCTGTGAAACGGTACCATCGCAGCATTAACGCCGAGTCCTGCTAAAAGAAGTGCCAAAATGGCGTAACTCCAAACATCACCTGCCATGTCTCGAAGACCAAAGATCGTTGAGAGAGCGCTCATGTTGAGCGTGCCCGCTATGCCGTACATGAGCGATAGCGCAAAGAGTATGGCGGCAGTGCCCGCCGAGCTTATTATAAGATACTTCAACGAAGCCTCCACGGCCTCCCAGCTTTTGTACCTAAACGCTACAAGAGCATAAGCCGATAAACTCATCACCTCCCAGAATATGAAGAAAGTCACGAAGTCGCCGGAAGACGCGACACCTACCATTCCGGTTATCATCGCTAGGAGGAGTGGATAGTACTCTGCCTTTCGCTCTTCTATGTACCCGATCGAGAAGAGCGCGGACATTAGGCCGACGAGCACAAACACGAAGGTTATGTAAGCAGACAACTTATCGATGAAAATTACAGACGCCGTTTCTTTGGGTAGAACGGTAAACGTTAAAGTGTCACCTTGAAACGTAGCATCCAACATTTGGATGATCGCAAAGTAAACTACGACTACAAGACCGGCAACGGAATAAACGTCCATCGTGCGCTCTACACGGAGCTTCCTTGATACGTAGGCTAAAATAGGCGATATGGCCGTAAGAATTATAAGAATGTATAAGGGCGATGGTACAAAATCCACCCTCAGCCCCTCCTGACAATGTTTTACATAAACGCCTTAGATATTAAAATTAACTTACGCTATCGGGCAGCTGCTCCATCCACAGTCTATGCATTTCGTACATGTCTCTTGGTACAAGATGTTAATGCTGCCACAAACCGGGCATTTCTCCATTTTTTCTTTTATGCTTGATATCTTTTCAGGGGCCGTTATGAGGTGTGCTAGTTTTGGTTTTACTTTTAACTTTTCGTGTGCGGCGTTTGCCTTGATGTGCCTCATCAGAATCTGATCGACCCTGAACCCGAGTTCCTCCATCATCTTCAAAGTTTTGTTGGGCATCATGACGACGTACTTTTCCATCCTTTGCGTTGGCGTAACCAAGACCTGCGCTGTTTTAGAAGAATCTCTATACACAGTTATTCCCTTTAACCCGAGCTTATATGCGAAAAGGTATGCCATCATAACGTCGTCAGAGGTAACCCAGCTTGGCATGTTGATGGTCTTGCTTACTGATGCATCAACCCACTTGCTAATTTCAAATTGTGCCCTAACATGGTCCCACCAAGGTATGTCGTATGCAACAAGAAAGACTTTTCTCATCTCCTCCGGGACCTCGTCCAATCCTTGGACCGAGCCACCGTTTTCAGCGACCTTTTTTAATAAAGCATCGATGTACAGTCCCGCCTCCTTCAATTGCCTTTCAAACTCGACATCACAATAATAGAACGTACCAACAGTAACTCTCTTTTCAAAGACAAGAGCAAACTGGGGCTCAAGGCCTGAGGATGTGTCTAATAACATCGATATGCTACCGGTCGGTGCAACTGTGGTAACATGCGAGTTCCTTATTCCGTGGTTCTTTACTGCACTCACTACCTCCTCCCAGTTTAAAGTCCACCAATCTCTATGGTAATATCCTTCTATTGGTAACTCGCCGTCCACATAACTCGAGTTTTGGAACTCTGGGAAAGTACCTCTCTCTTTTGCTAACTCAACTGACGCTAGCATCGCATGGAATGCTATGAACTCCATGATTTTACTCATCATGGTAAAACCCTCTTCGCTGTTGTACGGAATTCTTAACGCATAAAGCGTATCCGCCAATCCCATTATACCGAGACCTATTCTCCTCGTCCTTTTGGTCATATTCTCTATGCTTTGCAAAGGATACTTGTTGACGTCTATCACGTTGTCCAGGAACCTAACAGCAAGTCTCACGGTATTAGAAAGTTCTTCCCAATCCAACGTGGGTCCATTAGCCGTGTGACGCACGAAAGCATACAAATTTATAGAGCCAAGGTTACACGATTCATAAGGATATAATGGTTGCTCGCCGCATGGGTTTGTTGCCCTAATATATCCTAGGGTCTTCTTCAACGGGTTTCTCTTGTTCAGATTGTCTAAGAAAATCACACCGGGATCTGCTGTCTTCCATGCAGCCTCGGCTATCGACCTGAAAAGTCTGACAGGGTCTACGGTCTTCCAAACAGTCTTTGTCCTGGGGTTTATCAGTGGGTATGGTTTCTTAAATTCGTAACTTTCCCAAAAGTCCGGCGTTATCAATACTGATATGTTAAAATTCTCAAGGTATCCTTCGTTCATCTTAGAGTTTATGAACTTCTCCACATCGGGATGCCATATTTCAAGTATGCCCATGTTGGCACCCCGCCTCTTACCTCCTTGTTTAACGACCTCCGTGACTGTGTCGATTATCTTCATGAACGATACTGGACCCGACGCAACACCGGATGTTGAAAAAACAATATCGCCTTCAGGTCTTAATTTTGAGTAGTTTATACCGACCCCGCCACCGGACTTGAATATCAAGGCAGCTTCTTTGGCTGCATCCATTATCGACTCTATGTTGTCGTCTATGTCAAGGACAAAACACGCAGAAAGTTGCCCCAGTCTTGTACCGGCGTTGAACAACGTCGGACTGTTCGGCATGAATTTTTTGCTAACCATTAAGTTGTAATAATTTTCAAAATTTCTAATAACATGCTTAAAAGCACCGTTCTGGAAAAGTTTGAGAAACTCGCTCCAACTAACCTTCATCTTTCCCTGAGAGTTGAGTTCATCATAAAGATGCTTCATACGTTCAAGATGCCACTCGTTCCAAACGACTTTGTGTCCACCCTCTCCGGTTTCTAATACGAGTTTACCAACCCATTCTGCAGGGTTAAAATCTTCTTTTTCATGGACCTTTTGGTCTCCTGCTTTTGAGAACACCAGCTCATCATAAAGTATATCGGGTATCGTGACGAGGGCAGCAACTCTTTGGAACATCTGTTTCGGTCCCTCGATTAACTTGCCGTTTTCATCCCTCAGTAAGTACCTGGACGCCATCAACCTGAGAGCGTTTAACGAGAATGCCTTATCGACCTCATCGACATAGTCTTTTTCAAGTATCTTTTTCTTCTCTTCCCTTATTCTCTCCCTCTCTTTTCTATAAAGGATGTAGGCTTTCGCAACTTCGTACAGATCGAACTTTACGAGAGAAAGCTCGACTATGTCCTGTATTTCCTCAACATGCGGTATACGTCCGTCGGCGAACTTTTCACCCAGAAGTTTCAAAACATAGTTCAAAACTTCTGAATGGATCTTTGGATCGTACTGGTTCGTCGAAACCATGGCCTTCCTGATTGCTTCCGATATCCTGTTAACATCGAAGTCGACGATTCTGCCATCTCTTTTAATTACCTTATTGATGCGAGTTTTGTTGTACAATTTTCTCGACCTCCAACTACACTTTGTTAGACCTTGGATTGTTCGTTAAATTCAAATAAAAACTTTCCTTCCGTAAGACGACAATCGTCTTACTGAGCACGTATGAAGTTCTATATTGGAGGGTTCTCCTACGAAGAACTCGCTTTGAAATGCTTCAACAGTCTTTCCTCTTTAGTCTTTATATCGACTTCTAAGACATTTATAGTGCCGTCACTCAGTATGTCTATCACGTTAAAAGAATGGAGAAAACGTCCTCTTGTCCTTATACATGAAAACGTTCCTGCATTAACTAGGACTGTCTCGTCTATTTTGATGGTGTGTCTTACATGCCTGTGTCCCATCAACACCAAATGAACGTGATTTTGGAGAATTATGTCCAGGACGTCGCCAGCATCCTCCAATACGTTCACTTCCCTTCCGGAGTACGGGACGGGTACTAGGTGATGATGGAAGACTACGATCTTCAATTTTTCTGCCCGTGTTGACTTTAGCACCTCCTCCAAGTAGAGTTGTCTGCGCCTACCTAATCTTCCCTCGTCTCTATCAGGTTGTGGCGAGTTTAGAACCACGAACTTTGCCCACCCTTCGTCTACTTCAAAGTCCAAAAACCCAAACATTTCTTTAAACAGAGAGTGGCCATAATTCCTTTCATCATGATTGCCAGGAGCTATGATGTACTTATACTTCATGGACTTGAGCTTATCCACCGCCAACTCGTAATCTGGAAGTATGCCGTTATCCGTCAAATCTCCTGTGTGTACTAAAATGTCGGGTTTTGGGCTGAGCGTGTCGAGCGCCTCAAGACCCATGTTAAATATGTTTTCATCAAACTGGCCATGCCTTGTGATGTGAGTATCGGATATGTGTGCTATTCTGTAACTTTTACGTAACATGCCCTTCACACTCTGGTTTTAATCCCTTAAATAAATG
The window above is part of the Aigarchaeota archaeon genome. Proteins encoded here:
- a CDS encoding GtrA family protein, whose protein sequence is MTVRFLEFSIVGAIGVLVNQAVLFLLTYLIGMYYMLAAVFSFEVALLNNFILNELWTFRKRETSSSRWFRLFKFHVSRILGFIATIATLFFITEFLSIHYLISNVIAIGIGTLVNYFTSDLWVWK
- a CDS encoding (Fe-S)-binding protein, producing MFQPFRESFALLPQHVEFVFYLLLIPFVTVLLIGLYKHYRLYGRYVIKEVAKYGRQRLGAFLKYGLLQARIVSDHFRGSLHATLFVGTLVLFIGTCIVFVDHTIEKFGIKLLVGDVYPALELFLDLFGLLFVLSVTMLLISRIIRYPYRIGAHVQYTLVLIGLFYVGISGFLVEGFRLFLKDVPWSSYSFVGVAIADALSYSGVNRELAHSLYVALWWSHGLVALTLIALLPYSNLMHILTSSMNIYLSRPMEPIGKLTTPFNIKALEDAGEFELRIGFKKAGEMGWRDVLSVYACTDCGRCEESCPAYEAGSALSPRRLIQSLKFTFDNRFEDRDLLAGGVIKEEAVWACTTCHACFWRCPVLINPARYVIDIRRAIVFEGKMDERVYPLISNIARTSNPFGIPEYEKEKLVEELRKMDVKILPYDGEVEYLYWLGCAAFYDPRVGKVAKTTIRLLKEAGLSVGILFDEKCTGDPARRIGEEGRFQEQAYANVERLTELKVKKIVTHCPHCYNTLKNEYREFGLDADVIHHTQLLCMLLKDGRLHVKKKLEVRAALHDSCYLARINGVYVEPRHVLSAVFSNRPLEFQRSKEDTFCCGAGGCNYWYHIPRLKRESLIRVEEAVSMGAEMLVVECPYCLAMFEDAVRVMNLESFTVMDIAEVLAASIFDQQKI
- a CDS encoding deoxyribonuclease IV, giving the protein MLLNSVKVIQQMLFYELLDSTDMMAGPVLGAHVSIAGSIDKAVDRAVEIGCTGTFQIFTRNPRGWAFKKLNPEEVKLFREKVVAKGFFVPVGHMPYLPNIASPSKQLFTKSLNVLMAEMERCGELGMKFLAVHLGSHMGKGVDIGIQRVVEACRTALEKVQNDVTILLENMAGQKNSVGSRFEELRRILDLIGDERRVAICFDTCHAFAAGYDLRNEEAVEKTVEQFDNVIGIKHLKVIHINDSKGELGSHLDRHEHIGMGMIGDEGFRAIFHHKALRNLPFILETPEDKRGNFRTNILKSKELYG
- a CDS encoding electron transfer flavoprotein subunit alpha/FixB family protein, with the protein product MTEGAVLVFSEEDNFAFELLALAKKLSDQLGSWTGAIILGDGSDRVAKFTEHGADKIFVVPDIDSIKDGTDVIAEGVSQVVLNVSPRLILIAATKIGKEVAAYVAQSLHTGCASECLDVLVEGPWVEVTRLVMGGGFLARQIFESYPAVVTIPPRRFQAVRSKGEGKVENVKVVVQRRMSKLESRAVEKSGVKLEDAEVVVAVGRGLKRKDDLKLAEELAKVLGAELGCTRPISGDLKWLPDDRHIGLSGKRVKPKLYIAVGISGQIQHVVGMRESKTVVCINTDPNAPMHKEADYSIVGDLYKVLPALINAVKRIKGQV
- a CDS encoding electron transfer flavoprotein subunit beta/FixA family protein; protein product: MSVFCDNVMVNVLVCIKQVVDVNQLRVSNGALQEAMQRAPRKISEFDLNALEEAVRLKEKHGGKVTILSVGSDVKTMLVREALAMGADEAYVVSDPAMEGSDGLAIAMVLAEAARKIKGWDIILCGEASSDDAGYQIGPRLAKELGIPFLAYVTRLELKSGKVLVERTLEDFVETYEVSLPVLFTVGLEINTPRIPSLLMIKASSKKPITSWSLKDLGITVKPALRTVEMKVVKSERKNVVIEGNPEEVAEKLLTSLLKEGVIRG